A genomic segment from Rubrobacter tropicus encodes:
- a CDS encoding phosphopentomutase, translating to MGRRAIIVVLDGLGAGNAPDAADFGDEGANTLANTAKAVGGLDAPNLQALGLGNVEPIEGIPRAHRPRASHGLMVELSAAKATLAGHWEMMGLVLDDPLPTYPDGFPEDVLARFEDETGRGVIGNRPASGTEIIEELGAAQDKTGAWILYTSADSVFQVAANTDIIPLEELYDACRKAHKMLIGEGKIMVERVIARPFHGSSGSYERENENRHDYGITPPSETYMDLIKNAGHEVVAVGKIRDIFDGKGITDHLPGQPDDDAKVNAILESLDRIESGLVFANLVDFDAKYGHRRDPRGMAENIKRFDDRLPGLLDALTGEDLLIITADHGNDPTFRGTDHTRERVPLLVVGAGEPRDLGVRTGFSDVGASVGAWVGVEKRGLPGESFA from the coding sequence ATGGGAAGAAGGGCGATAATCGTCGTTCTGGACGGACTCGGCGCGGGCAACGCGCCGGACGCCGCGGACTTCGGCGACGAGGGCGCGAATACGCTTGCCAACACCGCCAAGGCTGTCGGCGGCCTCGATGCCCCGAACCTGCAGGCCCTCGGCCTCGGCAACGTCGAGCCCATCGAGGGCATACCCCGGGCGCACCGTCCCCGGGCCTCGCACGGGCTCATGGTCGAGCTCTCGGCGGCGAAGGCGACGCTCGCCGGGCACTGGGAGATGATGGGGCTGGTGCTCGACGACCCGCTGCCGACCTACCCCGACGGTTTCCCCGAAGACGTACTCGCCAGGTTCGAGGACGAGACCGGGCGGGGGGTTATAGGGAACAGGCCGGCTTCGGGGACGGAGATCATAGAGGAGTTGGGGGCGGCGCAAGATAAGACGGGAGCCTGGATCCTGTACACCTCGGCCGACTCCGTCTTCCAGGTCGCCGCGAACACGGACATCATCCCCCTCGAAGAACTCTACGATGCCTGCCGGAAGGCCCACAAGATGCTCATAGGCGAGGGAAAGATAATGGTCGAGCGCGTCATCGCCCGCCCTTTCCACGGGAGTTCCGGCTCCTACGAGCGGGAGAACGAGAACCGCCACGACTACGGCATCACCCCGCCGTCCGAGACGTACATGGACCTCATAAAAAACGCGGGCCACGAGGTCGTCGCGGTCGGCAAGATCCGGGACATCTTCGACGGCAAGGGCATCACCGACCACCTGCCCGGCCAGCCCGACGACGATGCGAAAGTGAATGCCATCCTCGAATCCCTCGACCGCATCGAGTCTGGCCTCGTCTTCGCCAACCTCGTAGACTTCGACGCCAAATACGGCCACCGCCGCGACCCGCGAGGCATGGCCGAAAACATAAAGCGCTTCGACGACCGCCTGCCCGGGCTGCTCGACGCGCTAACCGGCGAGGACCTTCTCATCATCACCGCCGACCACGGCAACGACCCCACTTTCAGGGGGACGGACCACACCCGCGAGCGGGTGCCGTTGCTCGTGGTCGGCGCCGGTGAGCCGCGCGACCTCGGGGTTCGGACCGGATTCTCAGATGTCGGGGCTTCCGTGGGCGCGTGGGTTGGGGTGGAGAAGCGCGGGCTTCCGGGAGAGAGCTTCGCGTAA